From Toxotes jaculatrix isolate fToxJac2 chromosome 1, fToxJac2.pri, whole genome shotgun sequence, a single genomic window includes:
- the LOC121184093 gene encoding aminopeptidase Ey-like: MGKGLYISKAVAVTCVVVAIAAFATIIALSVVYAQEKSKNEVTSTSTTSPTATTSPGSTTASVPKEPWQRYRLPDSLTPISYNVTLWPRLEPITDDLYIFTGHSAVVFRCVRETDLILIHSNKLNLTTFEGYHAQLKALNGGSAPTLKKTWLEVPTQYLVVQLNSPLQAGNTYELFTQFVGELADDLGGFYRSEYSEDGVKKVVATTQMQPTDARKAFPCFDEPAMKAVFHMTLIHPQETVALSNAMNYDPVNITVDGQNLIQTRFEPTEIMSTYLLAFVVCDFAYIGTNPSAQVLIRIWARRKAIEEGQGDYALEKTGPILAFFEDYYNSSYPLKKSDQIALPDFSAGAMENWGLITYRETALLYNLGVSSNGDKEWVATVISHELAHMWFGNLVTMKWWNDLWLNEGFATYVSYLGANYAEPMWNMTDLIVLNEIIGVMAVDALAASHPLSTKEEDILKPEQISELFDAITYSKGAAVLRMLSEFITETVFSKGLHTYLEEFKYKNTVYTDLWKHLQMAVDNAGIKLPYSVEVIMNRWILQMGFPVVTIDTKTGKITQKHFLLDPDSVVDRPSEFNYEWFVPITWIKTGAPEQQYWLVNKEATNEDMILGVNDWLVANINMKGFYRVNYDSENWEGLLTKLSSQHEDIPVINRAQIIDDAFNLARAKIVNTTLALRTTKFLNKEVEYMPWQTARRNLDYFFLMFDRSEVYGPMQAYIKKQVTPLFNYFRDLTLNWTKVPEKHTDQYNQVNAISLACSTGVEGCEDLTSSWFKEWMQNPANNKISANLKSTVYCSAIAAGGVKEWNFAWSMYKNATIASEADKLMYALSCTKQPWLLNRYLEYCLDPKEIRKQDATSTIAYIASNPIGQPLAWDFIRSNWNHIFNDYGGGSFSFGRLIDGVTKRFSTDFEYKQLLRFKEDNEGQFGSATGALEQALERTKANMDWVAMNKKQVLEWFTSEASSPV; encoded by the exons ATGGGGAAAGGCTTGTACATCAGCAAAGCGGTGGCAGTAACCTGTGTGGTTGTAGCCATCGCCGCCTTCGCCACCATCATAGCCCTGTCTGTGGTTTACGCTCAGGAGAAGTCCAAGAATGAAGTGACATCTACATCCACCACCAGCCCTACCGCCACCACCTCCCCGGGCAGCACCACGGCATCCGTCCCAAAGGAGCCCTGGCAGCGCTACAGACTTCCAGACTCCCTTACTCCTATCTCCTACAATGTGACCTTGTGGCCCCGGCTGGAGCCCATCACAGATGACCTGTACATCTTCACTGGACACTCCGCAGTGGTTTTCAGATGTGTGAGGGAGACTGACCTCATCCTCATCCACTCCAACAAGCTGAACCTCACCACCTTCGAGGGATACCATGCCCAGTTGAAAGCCTTGAATGGAGGCTCTGCTCCCACCCTGAAAAAAACCTGGCTGGAGGTTCCCACCCAGTACCTGGTGGTCCAGCTCAACAGCCCACTGCAGGCTGGCAATACGTACGAGCTCTTCACTCAGTTTGTTGGAGAGCTGGCCGACGACCTGGGAGGATTCTACAGGAGTGAATACTCTGAAGATGGGGTGAAGAA AGTTGTGGCCACAACTCAGATGCAGCCAACAGATGCCAGGAAAGCCTTCCCTTGCTTCGATGAGCCAGCTATGAAAGCTGTCTTCCACATGACTCTCATTCACCCCCAGGAGACCGTGGCTCTGTCCAATGCCATGAACTACG ACCCTGTTAACATCACCGTGGATGGCCAGAATTTAATCCAGACAAGATTTGAACCCACAGAGATTATGTCAACCTACTTGCTGGCTTTTGTTGTCTGTGATTTTGCCTACATTGGGACGAATCCAAGTGCCCAAGTTTTG ATCAGGATCTGGGCTCGCAGGAAGGCCATAGAGGAGGGCCAAGGAGACTATGCCCTTGAAAAGACTGGACCCATATTGGCGTTCTTTGAGGACTACTACAATTCTTCCTACCCCCTGAAGAAATCAG ACCAGATCGCTCTTCCTGACTTCAGTGCTGGAGCCATGGAGAACTGGGGCCTGATCACCTACAGAGAGACTGCCCTTTTATATAATCTTGGTGTGTCGTCCAATGGAGACAAGGAGTGGGTTGCAACAGTCATCTCTCATGAGCTCGCTCATATG TGGTTTGGGAACTTGGTGACCATGAAGTGGTGGAATGACTTGTGGCTCAATGAGGGATTTGCCACCTACGTCTCTTATCTTGGAGCCAACTACGCTGAACCAATGTGGAATATG ACAGATTTAATTGTTCTGAATGAGATTATTGGTGTGATGGCTGTGGACGCTTTGGCCGCCTCCCATCCCCTTTCAACCAAAGAGGAGGACATCCTGAAGCCAGAGCAGATCAGTGAACTGTTCGACGCCATCACATACAGCAAG GGCGCTGCAGTCCTCAGGATGCTCTCAGAGTTCATCACTGAGACCGTCTTTTCCAAAGGACTCCAT ACATACTTAGAGGAGTTcaagtacaaaaacacagtctACACAGACCTCTGGAAGCATCTGCAAATG GCAGTGGATAACGCTGGCATAAAGCTGCCCTATTCTGTGGAGGTTATCATGAACCGATGGATCCTTCAGATGGGTTTCCCCGTGGTCACCATCGACACCAAGACTGGAAAAATCACCCAGAAACACTTCCTATTGGATCCAGACTCTGTAGTGGACAGACCTTCAGAGTTCAA TTACGAGTGGTTTGTTCCTATTACGTGGATTAAGACTGGTGCACCTGAACAACAGTACTGGCTTGTTAACAAAGAAG CCACAAATGAGGACATGATTCTTGGTGTTAATGACTGGTTGGTGGCCAACATAAATATGAAGGGCTTCTACAGAGTCAACTACGACTCTGAAAACTGGGAGGGTCTTCTCACCAAGCTCAGCTCCCAACATGAG GATATTCCAGTGATCAATCGGGCTCAAATTATCGATGATGCTTTTAACCTTGCAAG GGCAAAGATAGTGAACACAACTCTGGCTCTGAGGACGACCAAGTTCCTCAATAAAGAAGTAGAGTACATGCCCTGGCAGACAGCCAGGAGAAACTTGGACTACTTCTTCCTCATGTTTGACCGCAGCGAGGTGTATGGACCCATGCAG GCTTACATAAAGAAACAGGTCACTCCTCTTTTTAACTACTTCAGAGATCTCACTCTCAACTGGACAAAGGTCCCTGAAAAGCACACTGACCA GTATAATCAGGTGAATGCAATCTCCTTGGCCTGCAGTACTGGAGTGGAAGGTTGTGAGGATCTGACCAGTAGCTGGTTCAAAGAGTGGATGCAAAACCCTGCTAACAACAA AATTAGTGCCAACTTGAAGTCCACAGTGTACTGCAGTGCAATCGCAGCAGGAGGAGTGAAGGAATGGAACTTTGCATGGTCCATGTACAAGAACGCTACGATCGCTTCAGAAGCTGATAAACTTATGTATGCTCTGTCCTGCACCAAACAGCCCTGGCTGCTGAACAG GTATCTGGAGTACTGTCTGGACCCAAAGGAGATCCGTAAGCAGGACGCCACTTCCACCATTGCTTACATTGCCAGTAACCCCATCGGTCAGCCTCTGGCTTGGGACTTTATCAGATCCAACTGGAATCACATATTCAATGA CTATGGTGGTGGATCATTTTCCTTTGGAAGACTAATTGATGGAGTGACCAAACGGTTCTCTACTGATTTTGAGTACAAGCAG CTGCTGCGGTTCAAAGAAGACAATGAAGGACAGTTTGGCTCAGCCACCGGGGCTCTTGAGCAGGCACTTGAGAGAACCAAGGCCAACATGGACTGGGTGGCCATGAACAAGAAACAGGTGCTTGAATGGTTCACCAGTGAAGCCTCTTCCCCAGTTTAA
- the mespaa gene encoding mesoderm posterior aa, with the protein MEVSYCSTLQENSFLFDCESLLEKSYDPVAYDPVSDPGYFSAGSSLSPTSSVDSFCFSPTSFQSTRNEQEALDCFIFSSPEAPCPTQETQPLPSSRPSTTTSTTKKSRSRYPGKKRQTASEREKLRMRDLTKALHHLRTYLPPSVAPVGQTLTKIETLRLTIRYISYLSAQLGLSEEALEQRRSSGFMEQPQTLSQFMVQPTASYSPQESACNTISTDQLSSLQHTYQVSSGVCFTSEQYWTPQQELQNVTFPGQC; encoded by the exons GAGAAATCTTATGATCCTGTGGCCTATGATCCAGTCTCGGACCCGGGTTACTTCAGCGCAGGCAGCAGCCTGTCTCCCACCTCGTCTGTGGACTCCTTTTGCTTCTCCCCCACCTCCTTCCAGTCTACCAGAAATGAACAAGAAGCCTTGGACTGTTTCATCTTCAGCAGCCCTGAAGCTCCTTGTCCTACCCAGGAGACACAGCCTCTGCCCAGTTCCAGGCCATCCACAACCACCTCAACCACAAAGAAATCAAGGTCCAGGTACCCAGGGAAGAAGCGCCAGACGGCCAGTGAGAGGGAGAAGCTGAGGATGAGGGATCTGACCAAGGCTCTGCATCACCTCAGGACATACCTGCCACCCTCAGTGGCACCTGTAGGACAGACCCTGACCAAGATCGAGACACTGCGCCTCACCATCCGCTACATCTCCTACCTGTCAGCCCAGCTGGGCCTCAGCGAGGAGGCGCTGGAGCAGAGGAGATCCTCAGGCTTCATGGAGCAACCCCAAACCCTGAGCCAGTTCATGGTTCAGCCAACAGCCAGCTACAGTCCACAGGAATCAGCCTGTAACACCATAAGCACAGAccagctgtcctccctccagCACACATATCAG GTTTCTAGTGGAGTTTGCTTCACCAGCGAGCAGTACTGGACGCCTCAGCAGGAActacaaaatgtcacattccCTGGACAGTGCTGA
- the LOC121183396 gene encoding aminopeptidase N-like — MGKVYYVSKNVGLGMLVLAGCALATIIALSIAYDKERVKNQGRPGDGTTDSTSMPPPPTTPFTPKEPWDHYRLPDSLVPIFYNVTLWPRLEPNADGLYIFTGHSAVVFRCVKETDLIIIHSNKLNLTNFHGHLAKLSGQGGVTAPTIQKSWLVVKTQYLVLQLHSRLAMGATYVLYTEFRGELADDLEGFYRSEYTEDGVKKVVATSQMQATYARKTFPCFDEPALKAVFNVIIIHNRDTVALSNGREIDAADSVIDGIPVRLTTFEPTARMSTYLLAFIVSDFVSIQSNHNNNLLIRIWARKKAIDDRQGDYALNVTGPILHFYEHYYNATYPLPKSDQIALPDFNAGAMENWGLVTYRETALLYDPVVSSTGNKERVTTVIAHELAHMWFGNLVTLRWWNDLWLNEGFASYVEYLGADYAEPTWNMKDQIILYDVHKVFAVDALASSHPLSRQEEEVNEPAQISEMFNTISYSKGAAVLRMLSEFLTEPVFAKGLSSYLNTFAFSNTVYTDLWDHLQEAVENTPGIHVPHTVHEIMNRWTLQMGFPVVTIDTRTGSITQKHFLLDPDSVVDRPSQFNYTWFVPIKWMKTGVEQQQYWLLQKTDTNSLMRVSGEDWVLANTNVSGYFRVNYDLDNWNRLLSLLDSNHQTLSVINRAQIIDDAFNLARAKMISTTLALTTTRYLSKERDYIPWESALRNLEYYILMFDRTGVYGALQAYLKKQIQPLFEHFRTITANWTRVPTGHTDQYNQINAIGIACSMGVGGCRELIKSWYRQWMENPSHNPIHSNLKSTVYCHAVAFGGVEEWDFAWTMFKNATLASEASRLRSAMACTKTPWLLNRYLEYTLDPTKIRKQDATSTIQYIARNVVGMPLAWNFVRAKWSFIFQQYGRGSFSFANLVNGITKRFSTEFELQELKKFKEDNLHVGFGSATLAVEQAMEKTTANIKWVAENKAHVLKWFTEEST; from the exons ATGGGGAAAGTCTACTATGTCAGTAAAAATGTGGGCCTTGGGATGCTAGTACTGGCAGGCTGCGCTTTAGCCACGATTATAGCTCTGTCCATTGCCTATGACAAGGAAAGGGTCAAGAATCAAGGCAGGCCTGGCGATGGAACAACAGACAGCACCAGCATGCCTCCACCCCCTACTACCCCCTTCACCCCGAAGGAGCCATGGGACCACTACAGACTTCCAGACTCCCTTGTTCCCATCTTTTACAATGTGACCTTGTGGCCCCGACTGGAGCCCAATGCAGACGGCCTGTACATCTTCACTGGACATTCAGCGGTGGTCTTCAGATGTGTGAAGGAAACAGACCTTATCATCATCCACTCCAATAAGCTGAACCTCACCAACTTCCACGGGCATCTTGCTAAACTGAGTGGCCAAGGTGGAGTCACTGCACCTACTATACAGAAGTCTTGGCTTGTAGTGAAGACACAGTATCTGGTTCTTCAGCTGCACAGCAGACTAGCTATGGGAGCGACCTACGTACTTTACACAGAATTTCGGGGCGAGCTGGCAGACGACCTGGAAGGCTTCTACAGGAGTGAATACACTGAGGATGGTGTGAAGAA AGTTGTTGCTACCTCGCAGATGCAAGCAACGTACGCCAGGAAAACCTTCCCTTGCTTTGATGAGCCAGCCCTGAAAGCTGTCTTTAATGTCATCATCATCCACAACCGAGACACTGTGGCTCTGTCCAACGGCAGGGAAATTG ATGCTGCAGACTCTGTCATCGATGGTATTCCTGTCAGACTAACTACATTTGAGCCCACAGCGAGAATGTCCACATATCTGTTGGCATTTATCGTCAGTGACTTTGTTAGCATTCAgtcaaaccacaacaacaatTTGTTG ATCCGAATCTGGGCTCGAAAAAAAGCCATAGATGACAGGCAGGGTGACTACGCTCTCAACGTTACAGGGCCAATCCTTCACTTCTATGAGCACTACTACAACGCTACATATCCTCTCCCCAAGTCAG ATCAGATAGCTCTGCCTGACTTTAATGCTGGTGCAATGGAGAACTGGGGTCTGGTCACATACAGGGAGACCGCCCTTCTCTATGACCCTGTCGTATCCTCCactggaaacaaagagagagttACAACTGTCATCGCCCATGAACTTGCACACATG tGGTTTGGAAACCTGGTGACTCTGCGATGGTGGAATGACCTGTGGCTGAACGAGGGCTTTGCATCGTACGTGGAATACCTCGGTGCTGACTATGCTGAGCCCACCTGGAACATG AAAGATCAGATCATTCTGTATGACGTGCACAAGGTGTTTGCTGTGGATGCCCTGGCCTCCTCTCACCCGCTTTCCCGCCAAGAAGAGGAGGTCAATGAGCCTGCTCAGATCAGCGAGATGTTTAACACCATCTCCTACAGCAAG GGAGCGGCTGTTCTCAGGATGTTGTCTGAGTTTCTCACTGAACCTGTGTTTGCCAAAGGGCTCAGT TCTTACCTGAACACATTTGCCTTCAGCAACACAGTGTATACAGACCTGTGGGACCATCTCCAAGAG GCAGTTGAAAACACACCAGGTATTCATGTTCCACACACAGTCCATGAAATCATGAACCGCTGGACTCTCCAGATGGGCTTCCCTGTGGTCACTATTGACACCCGGACAGGAAGTATCACTCAGAAACACTTCCTGTTGGATCCAGACTCTGTAGTGGACAGGCCCTCTCAGTTCAA TTACACATGGTTTGTCCCTATTAAGTGGATGAAGACAggtgtggagcagcagcagtactgGCTTCTCCAGAAGACAG ACACCAACAGTCTGATGAGAGTATCAGGAGAGGACTGGGTGCTGGCGAACACCAATGTATCTGGATACTTCAGGGTGAACTATGATCTTGATAACTGGAATCGTCTTCTGTCTTTGCTCGACAGCAACCATCAG ACTTTATCAGTCATCAACAGAGCACAGATCATAGACGATGCATTCAACCTAgcaag AGCCAAAATGATCAGTACAACATTAGCCCTGACAACTACCAGATACCTGTCCAAGGAGAGAGACTACATCCCCTGGGAGTCGGCTCTGAGAAACCTCGAGTACTACATCCTCATGTTTGACCGCACTGGGGTCTACGGAGCTTTACAG GCATACctcaaaaaacaaatacaaccaCTTTTTGAGCACTTCAGGACAATTACAGCTAACTGGACCAGAGTACCAACAGGACACACTGACCA ATATAATCAAATCAATGCCATTGGGATAGCCTGTAGTATGGGTGTGGGAGGCTGCAGGGAGCTGATCAAAAGCTGGTACAGACAGTGGATGGAAAATCCAAGTCACAACCC GATCCATTCCAACTTGAAAAGCACAGTTTACTGCCATGCCGTTGCTTTCGGTGGTGTGGAGGAGTGGGACTTTGCCTGGACAATGTTCAAAAATGCCACTCTGGCTTCTGAAGCTTCCAGGCTCAGGTCAGCCATGGCCTGCACCAAAACACCTTGGCTTTTGAACAG GTATCTGGAGTACACCCTAGACCCGACTAAGATCCGCAAGCAAGATGCCACCTCTACCATCCAGTACATCGCACGAAATGTTGTGGGAATGCCCCTGGCCTGGAACTTCGTCAGAGCAAAATGGAGTTTCATTTTCCAGCA gTATGGAAGAGGATCCTTTTCCTTCGCTAATCTTGTCAATGGAATCACAAAGCGATTCTCCACAGAGTTTGAGTTACAGGAG CTGAAGAAATTCAAAGAGGACAACCTTCATGTTGGGTTTGGCTCAGCCACCTTGGCCGTGGAGCAGGCCATGGAGAAGACCACTGCCAACATCAAATGGGTGGCAGAGAACAAAGCCCATGTGCTGAAGTGGTTTACTGAGGAGTCCACATGA